Genomic segment of Melanotaenia boesemani isolate fMelBoe1 chromosome 10, fMelBoe1.pri, whole genome shotgun sequence:
TTAACTTGTGCTATTGACTTATAACCACTGAGCTACAAATAACATTATGCTCTGAAATGTGAACATGGCAGAAAAGTGACAAACTGAGACTGTTGGTTCCCACATATACTGCTTCCACCCAAACACATTTGAAATACTTAATTTCAGTATAATTTAGAATAGTCAAATAACCTGTTGAAACTAAGATCCTGTAACACTTTGTGGCAATACTTGAAGCTAGAGATTGTATAGCAGCAAGCATTTTGCCCTCTGAGAAAGACCACCTCCTGTACTGGAGAGCTGAATTAAATTTAGAGTCCATTAGAGCATTTAAAGCCGTTAGCACAGCAGCTTTATGGATCCAGTGTCCTTGTGTCGGATAATGTCATCATATTTTTCTTACTCCCAACTCTCACTCTCCTTTTCTTTAGTAGCCAGAGCAGCTCCACGCAGTTTAACAagaacttaatttaaaaataaaggcaACATGTCAAGGTTAAAAAACAGCACACAGCTAAGAAATTGTTATGAGTACACTGCAGCTCTGTATTACTTATAACCAGTACTGTGTCCAGCTTTGCTTAGGTGGGTTCCTCTGATGTGCCAAAGACATTCCCTAATTTAGACATCCTTGAACGGTTATTTATCCACACCAAGAGTTTAAGAGCTGTGTAAATTAGAGAAAATGCTTGGAGACTTGTGAGTGGATGCAGTTAAAGGGGCTTCTTTTCCTGTTATAGTCTGCACTACACCCAGCTTCAACTGCAGCCAGCAACCAAAGCTTTCTCCTCTCTAAGGCCCCAGTTAGGCCAGACATCTATTACTTCAATAATATGATACAGTCTCACAGTAATGAAATAACTTGCATACTGTTGTATGCTGCATGCTaaagaaataacaaattaaTGTACAGTATTGTACTGTCTTTTTATCTCTTGGAAGAATATCAGACTCAACATGCCGACATGCGGCATGCAGAGCAGAGAGAAGGATTTTAGTATATTTCAATCATTTACAGGCTTGTGTTTCAGGCCAGACCTTTCACTGtcaagctgttttattttctttattttttgcttctttttttgtaatatcCTATTATCACAAATTGCATATTTTCCTCAGGAAGGAAAGAATTAGAAAGAGCAGCAGAGTGGGCCCACTTCCATAATGAGTAAacatgcaactttttttttagagaCAAAAAGAGCAACATCGTTCATTTACAGTATGGCTAGCAATTACAAAATTATAGTGAGATTGTAGCTATATCAACAATAAACTTAAGAGGAAATTGAGAACCTTGCATAAGTTTTCATTacgttttccttttttcttctttctctatTTTGATGTCTCATATTCTCTTCATAGTGTCTATAAGAGACAGAACCGAACAGAGGACGCTTTAAGCCAGTGTGAGAAGTCTTTGCAACTGCTGCAGGACTGTAATAAGCCAGAGAAGACTTGCTCTGTCTATAGAGACATGGCCACCATTGAACAGGACAGAGGCCACCTGGACCAAGCTGTAGAGCACCTCTCCAAggcaagaaacaaaacaaatgtacagTGTGTACAGTGTGCATGACATAGACATGAGGGCTTCTTCACAAGCTGTTTTAGGTAATATGCCTTCACCTCTAATGTGGTGGTATGGGATCTGTCCTATTTCATTTGAGTTGTTTCTGCTAGGCTCATGCCATTGCAATGAGTCACACTCCAGAGGGGCTAGAGGGGGCTCAGATCTCCCACAGCCTGGCCCTCATCCTCCCTGCTGCAGAGCCCCATCACAATGGTGAGTCTATTCAAACACTGGGCTTGCCCGAGTGATGTGGACAAGGGGTTAATTAGGATTGGACTATCTCATTTTTTCCTATGTGTCAAATTCTGTAAGATGGTGTTGTGAAAATAAGTTCCACAAAAGCCTTTTTGAGGACCAAGTCCAGCTATTGTCACCAATTTCAAGGCAAATCGAAACACAATGGAAGCTATGTAAAGCACAAAATCTGGATCTGAGATAAAATCATGTGTGGAGAAAATTAGCTTGCTTAAATTGGTATTATATGGATTTGGTAGCTGTGTAAGCTTTAAAATTACTTATCCAGACAAAATTTTGGTGTGCTATAAGTTACTAAGCaaaattttccatgttttttgcCTGTCCTGCTTTAGACGCTGCAGGTCACTACTTTGAGCAAAGTCTATGTGCTTACAAGCAGTCTGTAGGCCCACAAGATCCAGCCTTCCTCGCTGCCCAGGATGACTTCTGTCGCTTTCTTCTCGTTAATGGACAGCAAGAGGTTCCACACTTTCACAAACTAACATTTCTTTAAGACCAACATGACAGTGTCACTATTGAAGGTTTTTTTACAAGTGTAGAATAATCATAGACATGCAGTTTTAGAAATCCAGGTTCAGATTTTCATTTGACACACATTTTATGCAAAAAGTAGCACCATAGAAACAACATTGAAGTTTACCTTAGAGTTAAGCAGTGAAATAACTCTTTTTGCTGATTATTTACAAACTTAAATATATGTCATAACAGAAATGTGTGGCGATCCAGAGAGCTTCTCTTGATTCTAAAAGATCTGCGTTTGGCGACCTGAGCTCCGAAGTAGCGGACACTCTTCAGCTGATAGGAAGTGTTGAGATGACTGAGGGCAGAATGAAGCAGGCCCACAGGACCATGACAAAGGTAATAATCATATGTTACAGAACACATGCATCATACATAATTTTTGTCTTGGTTACCACCTGCGTTTGAGTAATGCTAGAGAAACTAGTACTTACTGTCATCTATTGTGACATTGTCCCAAACCATTTGGGAGGTTTTAATAGAAGGTCAGAAGTCAGCAGGTTTGGACATCGATGCCAGTAAGGGGTTGAGAGGCCGGTccaaaatacacacaaagaCTCTCTGTCAATTTCAGATGAGCTATTTCCACCATCTCTCCAGAGCTCAGTGTTATCAGAGTTGCATGCTAATCTTGGAAGAGGGCAGTGTGCAGAGCCGCTCTCTCTGGTGTAAAATATCACACAGTGACTTTGTGTTTCTTCAGTCTGGATGGAACATGACAGACAAGCAACAGTGCTGGAAAGAGAATGACTGTTTGCTAACTGCAGTCAATTAAAGGGACACTGACACTAATTCATGTGGTAATCTGTCACCTGACTGTCAACAAACGtgcgttaaaaaaaaagctttttaattaACTTCCCCCTTACTGTTACTTTATTTTACTCTCACTTCATCTTATGTAATGAGTGGTTTTGGTTTTCCACATTCTGTTTGGTTGCACATTTGCCACATGAGCTCAGTTCTGCCATCGGAacgtaaaacaaacaaaaaaaaacaccatgaaaGAGTCATCGCTTCCTTCTAGTGGCAACATGCCTGTAAGTGAAACAGCCTGGTTgctatgttgttttattgttgctaTCTGAGTGTAGAGGGGGTCCAAGTGTGACAGGGTACATCAGGGCACAGTCTCTCAGCACCACGTCCAGCTCGTAACCTTTCTGAAGTGCCCTGACCCAGCAGATATGTCAGGAGGGTTCTTTTTTACCGCTGTCATCATGACACCTCTTCACCTCACTGAATGAGTAACTTTTGCTGTTCCATAGGAAACCTGATCCAGCCAACACTACACAAGagctactaaaaacaaagaacaatggtatatacacaaacacacttttgaCTTTTCCCCCATTTCCCTCTGAAGTACTACTGAGAAAAAAGGTCTTCCATTACATCAACCTTAGCAACAGTGAAAACATCCAACAAGAGGCCAGATGGCTGTGTTCCAGATTACCAGTGTTTTGCTTTCCCCAGTGAGGAGAAAAGCTTTTCACTCCTCCTCTGCTTTAACTCTTCATGTCTTGTTATTTATGATGATTGCAGAAAAGGGaacatggtttttattttacgTCGATTGTGTCACTATGTGTAATCATATCcatatgtttttttccttggCCCAGAATTTGGTAATAATTTAGTACATCATAGAGTTGGACAATAAatgctcttttctctttttttaataagtcaaGCTACACACAGAAAGAATTATTCAATTTCTACTCTGTGAACAACCTCAGATTGCCTGTATGTTGGTGAAGAGTTCCCATTATGAATTTGACAGATCCTCCTTATTGACTCGACACTCCGAGTGGTCAGGACAGGTGTTATCTAAATCTTGGACAGCTACAGTGGGTTATTTTGGTATGTTTGGTGTATCTACATGTTGCTAGGAAGTGTTTCTTCCCCTCTGAGTATTGGTTGCAGCTCTCATCTTTAAGTGACCACTGTCgctctgctgtcttttttttctgttttaattttagtgCCTGAAGATCCAGAGTGTGTTATATGGTCCTCagcacaagaaaacaaaaactgtacagAAAGCTGTGGAAATGTTGGCAAGGTAAAAAATATTGGTAATAAATGGCATATATCAACACAATTATTTAAGTGTTATAATTAAGAGTTAAGGATCAGTTGAAACAATGAATGTGTGAGAATAAATGAACTGTTTTGGTGATGACACAATTCATTATGATGTTTTCAGGGCACCAGAGGTGGTTGACAGACAACACAGGCACagcagaaaggaaaagaaaatggacaCATTTGCAGCTGTACCATCTGGTAACAGTGAAAAATCCACATCTGACTCTTAAATGACTGGTCTTCACTCTTGTTCTTATATATCTTTTTCTACACTTTGCACTTTGTAACTGATATCTTGAAGGTGTGagtcaaaaactttttttttttaagttggcaTGCAATGTAAAAATgagtaaactttaaaaaaatactcgTACAAATCATTCCATTATAGGTTTTAATGATGCTAAAATATTTATCAATGTTCAACTAAGGGCTGGAAGTAGTGCCAaccaaagcaactttattttttttttctcaacaaaatgacatctgtatatatatatatatatatatatatatgtgtgtgtgcgtgtgtgtttgtgtgtgcagattTCTGTTGGGACATAGTATCCAGGTTGTACAGATGCAGTTACCTGATAAATATTACTAATAAAGGTGTCATAACAAGTTTAttgatgtgtttgtatgtgagaaagaaaagacttCTAATGGAAGCTTGGCTTTCACACGAAAAAATGTCTGCATTTGAAAACATAACATCAAAAAGTTAATCTGCAAAGACATTGCTCAGTAAAGTGTAAATTAAACAGCCAAGGAAATATACAAGACGTATTAGATTGTTATTAGTGTTCCATTTCTGCCTCTGCAACAAGCACACATCACAACAAACCGTAGTGAACACTTGATGCCTCTAATCTGATGCTCCAAAAATAGTGACGGTCATAAACATGCTCTTAGGCCAGAGCAAAGTTGAATCCTTCATGCTAATGCAGTGAAAGCCAACAAATGTGGATTAATAAAAGGTGACATATGCGACACAGATCAAAACCAGATATTATTATCCTACTTCTAATCATTgcttttaatagtttttgtttgtttattttgcactgttcttttgttttcttttgttttctttttttttattgtctccAGTTTTTGATTTCCAAATTTCCAATCCCATGTTTCAGACTAGACGGTATAGCAGTGGTGCATTCCACTTATGTAAAGGTACAGCTTGTTAAAGCACTATTAGTGCTTGTCATGTTGATTGAaagatagattttattttttataaaaaataccTTACTTGGGAGAAAAGGTAAATTTAACACTAGAATTTTTTTAGATCTACTTTTGTACACCATGTTTaagacattgttttttttcccccactccCAGTATCAAATCTAGTTTTTGCAACATGCTTAACAACATTCTGTACATATTAGTGACGTCTTCTTAAAATAAACCAGTGCATCCAGGATGCAGCATGTACTAACATCATTCCATTTTTGTAAAGGTGgtgaaaaaagaacacaagaaGAAGTTAAAGCCTGTGACTGCACCTCATATCTCAAAATGCCTTGTGTTGATCTGCACTGAATGTTGATCCAGGAGACTCAAAATAAAGGTAGATGTAGCCATGAAGTAATGGCTGACTTGATGCTGCACTGTAAACTGCAGAATGGGTTGTTTAAGGTCTGCAGAACTAgttaatacaaaaatataaatctaaagAGAGTAAGCAAAGCATTTAGAAGATAAACTGTATGTCATGAAACAATCAAACATACTAATACAGCACACACCAGTATCCCACACAGTAAGTTGCAGCAGTGTGAAGATGATTCTGTCAAAACTTCATCTAGCTTATATTAGTTAGTATTAAGTGTTTTAGTAGTAGCATGGTCATAATTCATACAAAAACTATTTGTCTGTTTGAATTCCTAGTATTGTAAAACATCACTCCAAAATCATTTAGGTATTTTTGTTTGCAGAACTTGCAGCATTGTTACAGCATCTGCTGCCAGTATAACTGCCATGTGTGTGAGCTGCTTCATTAGCACAACCTCTAAATCTTCACTTTGGCAATTACTGAATTTGAAAGTATGTCTGATTACATTCTCAGTCCTCGAAAGGGCTTTCCAGGAAAACTGTTGCAACTCTTTTCTCGTGGG
This window contains:
- the ttc23 gene encoding tetratricopeptide repeat protein 23 isoform X2, whose translation is MDGGEAMIKTHVHSSESPTEGMDVITDRGSDVLSPPLPGCAKKEFLMMPPEEKLKHFDTRAQTSEDNHEDLVRCLALTRLIYGEKHLKLAQAQARLANAYFQFKGWGLQALEHLVQAKELLPPCSSSPSCRSDKLEALTCLLSVHLTQGGASLLTDNLEEADSSFLKADQILAELHQHNVINQEEKTKTQLEISSGLYSVYKRQNRTEDALSQCEKSLQLLQDCNKPEKTCSVYRDMATIEQDRGHLDQAVEHLSKAHAIAMSHTPEGLEGAQISHSLALILPAAEPHHNDAAGHYFEQSLCAYKQSVGPQDPAFLAAQDDFCRFLLVNGQQEKCVAIQRASLDSKRSAFGDLSSEVADTLQLIGSVEMTEGRMKQAHRTMTKCLKIQSVLYGPQHKKTKTVQKAVEMLARAPEVVDRQHRHSRKEKKMDTFAAVPSGNSEKSTSDS
- the ttc23 gene encoding tetratricopeptide repeat protein 23 isoform X1, whose amino-acid sequence is MDGGEAMIKTHVHSSESPTEGMDVITDRGSDVLSPPLPGCAKKEFLMMPPEEKLKHFDTRAQTSEDNHEYDACIQDLVRCLALTRLIYGEKHLKLAQAQARLANAYFQFKGWGLQALEHLVQAKELLPPCSSSPSCRSDKLEALTCLLSVHLTQGGASLLTDNLEEADSSFLKADQILAELHQHNVINQEEKTKTQLEISSGLYSVYKRQNRTEDALSQCEKSLQLLQDCNKPEKTCSVYRDMATIEQDRGHLDQAVEHLSKAHAIAMSHTPEGLEGAQISHSLALILPAAEPHHNDAAGHYFEQSLCAYKQSVGPQDPAFLAAQDDFCRFLLVNGQQEKCVAIQRASLDSKRSAFGDLSSEVADTLQLIGSVEMTEGRMKQAHRTMTKCLKIQSVLYGPQHKKTKTVQKAVEMLARAPEVVDRQHRHSRKEKKMDTFAAVPSGNSEKSTSDS